The nucleotide sequence GAAAGTGGACAAAAAGATGCATTTGCGAGTGAGGGGGTACAATGTTGGCACAGGAAAGAAGAGAGATTCGAAACTCATGTTGGTAAATGCAATAGTTTTCACAACAGGGCGGTTCAAAAAGGAGAAGACTTACTTAAAGAAGCCAATCTATACCTGCGGTTCAAAAAAAACCCGAACAAAACAAAGAATATAGAATCCGATTAAGTACTTCGGTTATACTCGCTAAAGGATTGTTGAATGGCGGATTACCTTTTCGGGGTCATGATGAATCTGAAGCATCCTTATATAGAGGAAATTTCATAGAGTTTTTAAAATTGTTTGCACAAATAAATGAAGAAATTGGAAAGTACATATTAAGTAATGCTCCGAAGAATTGCCAAATGACGGCTCCATCAATACAAAAAGACATTTGTAATTGTTTTGCAGAAGAAGTGTTAAAGATGATATTTGAAGAGCTTGGTGATGATGTCTTTTCTTTATTAGTTGATGAATCGAGGGATATTTctaaaaaggaacaaatggctGTGGTTTTGAGATTTGTTGATAAATTAGGATTTGTGAAGGAGCGATATATTGGTGTAGTTCATGTTATGGAAACAACCGCTTTATCTCTTAAATCTGCAATTGATGAATTATTTGCTCACCGCAATTTGAGCTTGGGTAGGGTTAGAGGCCAAGGATATGACGGTGCAAGCAACATGTCCGGTGAGTTTAATGGTTTgaaaactttgattttgaaagaaaattcttCGGCATATTATGTTCATTGTTTTGCCCACCAACTTCAACTTGTTGTTGTGGCCCTTGCAAACAAGCATCTTGAAATTTGTAGATTTTTTAAGGAAATAACAGATTTAATAAATGTTGTTGGTGCATCGTGCAAACGAATAGATTTGCTAAGAGAAAGTCAAAGAGAGCTTTTGGCATTGAATCCGGAAGTTGTAATCGGAAGTGGAAATAGTCAAGAAATGGCACTTACAAGGCCCGGAGATACACGTTGGAGCTCTCACGAAAAAACACTTCTTCGGTTGCTTACCTTATATCCTTGTGTTATTGAAGTGCTTGAATATATAGAAACTTCGGCATGGGAACCAATTCACAAAACTCAAGCAAATGGACTTCAGTTATACATGAAAAGTTTCAAGTTTGTATTTTATTTACATTTGATGAAACATATCTTGGGAGTTACTAACTTATTGTGTGTCGCTCTTCAAAGAAAGAATCAAGATATTTTGAATGCAGTTGAGCTAGTTAGATCAATCAAAGAAGAATTACAAAGGTATCGACTTGAAGGCTTTGACTCACTTTTAAAAGATGTTACATCCTTTTGTGACAAGTATGATATTGAGATGATTAACATGGAAGATGAGTATGTTGACCCGAAAAACAGAAGAAGAAAGACCAACATCACCAATCGTCATCATTTTGTGGTCAATAATTTCAACACGGTTCTCGACATGCAAATTCAAGAGCTTGGAAACCGTTTTAACGAGGTAACCACTAACTTGCTTACGTGTATGAGTTCTTTGAGCCTGCGTGATAATTTTAGTTCCTTTAATAAACTAAATTTGCTAAAGTTGGCCGAAATGTATCCGTATGATTTTACTTTTGATGAAAaagataatgtgacactctaggtttttccgaacgaacaccttgtaatattttgtgtatatataaatattattaaatggaaacgtgacttttacatgatatgtgtgatatgtatgtaatatatatatatatatgtatgagagtcgagaccacgactcgagaccacgactcgcaaccacccggttgcgagtgggccactcggtctcgagtgggcctttgggccgtaaccggtttgggccgaaaccccttagccTATGTTGAACCTTGTATATAAAACCCCAACCTTTCCTCACtttccttcatttgttacacaacacacaaacacactccttctattctctctcaactagaaaaccctcaacaacattccatctcttccaactttcggttcaagctcaagaaTCTCGGACAAGAATCTCGGACAaaatcatcactcggacactccatcttctcggttcctttctctttgttttcggcttcttcttctaaccggttagtgtcctaTTTTGTGTGGAAGATGCTTTGAATGTTTGATAAATGAAATGTTTATAAACTAGAAAATGGTTAGTTAAAATTGTTATGCATGacttttaggatgatttgtgaagtttggcTATATGTGTAAACCTCTACATATGAAAGCTTGATAATATGTTTATAATGGCTAAAGAATAATGGTTTATGAAtgattagggccaaccgagttatgtttaATGTCACAAagtgtatgttttcttgtttttgcatcatgatcttgttagaaatatgtgattttcggtccaaaatgtatgattttgttaaagtgaaaaccctagaaaactatgaatataggatgaacttgttgaatgtggtttgaagattcaaaaatggcaaagtttgatctatttggtttaatagtcagattaggcaaagtgttagtagaaaccttattggttgtttcctgatttgggcctgattacattgtactaatgggactgatgtatctgcatcatcacgtgtacatgaaagggacagcattccgactcgcaaccgcgccgttgcgactcgcaaccatggcatgacaactcgagaccacgccgttgcgactcgcaaccatagcaggacaactcgaaaccacacgattgcgactcgagactacgacggttgcgactcgcaaccacagcatgatgactcgagaccacacggttgcgactcgcaaccataacgtgacaagccgagacctcctggttgcgactcgagaccatctggttgcgactgggctgtccactttggttattgggccattatgtgtattatgggctacctgttaactggactatgtgatgctgtttgactgtgttactgttagggccggcccaataacccaccgTCTAATTATATGCAttatacgtgttagttatgtgtaagtttttacgtgattacttgtacaccgaacctgacctataccggtaaccatgttaggacgtggtgaccaacgtgtttgacaagtaacataaatctaccgagcaacccaaggtgagttcacaacttaaaagcatgcgtcccggtggtttgggacacgagactaagacaaccctatccccttgtaaaaggggataccatttacattccttccctagttactgggaacaaacttacttttccttcccttgtcattgggaaacctttggttaattactgtttatacggattgcaactaacggcactaaacgaaactctatcactcaagtccctactacataataccgattagtcgccggggccaggcgaacgggttattagttgatagcgctatttaggttttaccagcctcacaccgtgccctggtttgggatcggtcgtgaactaatgtactcaggcatccgtcaatgatgatagaacattgacatcggggcatcctgcggaaacgcaaacggttacctagtgttcggtattggaaaaacagtttagtcgctaacttttggggtagctccccatggcatgtataaacggataaattaactggtgaaacaagttttggtaattaaaactggacaaactagtgaactcactcagcattattgttgaccccttactgcatgctttgcaggtaaccattgacgaaggagcttgctgcttgggaacgagtagtgtctgtccacccttgtgttgggtgttaccttattttgaactatgaacttgtttaactactactttacttatgcttccgctacttattactgtttgaacttgaaaccttaaactctgaacttgatatttgctaatcctatggttagtaagtattacttttgttatcaacttaattattcagtataattggtggctggatcctggtcagtcacgccctcgaagcgggtgttatccgcaggtggattttgggggtgtgacagattggtatcagagccattggttatagtgaacttggttttaaaaaggggaaaatctttttgagaaaaaccagactataacccgtgactcgtgacgacactacactccaagtgcaaggctcgacacatttgacctcatagctcggaccagtgtttacttgattgcttactttatgtttcctgttctgttatacgtactagtgtgcttaaactagatagatacacctctctcttctatctcattctcgctacattacgacatcacactcataccgtgttttctggttatgaagacaatgagtggacgcggaagaggaaacattaacatgacacaggctcagttcactaacctgctcaacacagtggctgcagctttcgcagctcaccctataggtaagctcgttgttttaggatgtttagatcctaccgccacatcgccttttcgcctctaaacctatacgcttcgcttctcacgaacaggtcagcatgcacctgcgcaaccaccagtgtgtactttcaaaactttcatggattgcaagcctctccctttcaacggcactgagggtgccataggtcttctgcattggattgagaaaattgaagctgtctttgctgtctgtgagtgtccccctgcgaattgggtgaagtttgctactgctacgcttgaaggaagcgcgctttcctggtggaaggcgcagattcagatgtttgggttggaaactgctaatgctactgcgtgggaggatttcaaggacatgattaaggaggaatactgtcaccgggatgacatccacaagcttgagaatgagtactatgcgcttaagatggttgggtcagagattgagacctacaccaaactgtctaatgactatgctgctctttgcccaaacatgtctcgacccatgtatcgaagaatcgaactgtacatcaagggtttggctccagaaattcgaagccatgtaacttcagccaaccacactaccattcagccgatcgttcgacttgctcacaaacttactgatcaggccgtagaagagggcaggttgcccaaaaggatcagtgctactgtcggaacttctagtgacaacaagcgtaagtgggaaggaaatcaaagcaaggatgctaaccccactcaggccccagcacagcaaaggaaaactgacaacaacaaaggcactcagcagcagggtggctaccggggaagctaccctaagtgcaacaagtgtaacagacaccacaatggggcatgtaacaagggtcagtgtcagcgatgccacaagatggggcacgaagccaaggattgtagaagtcagttcccagcaagacagaatcagcaacaaccccaacagcaacagcagcagggaaacgaccgagcatgttttaagtgtggagctgaggggcactttaagaaggattgccctgaactgaatcagaatcgcaacaacaatcagggagctggaaacaacaatcagaacaacaatgcggggaatggtgctagaggaagggcttttgtgattggagctggagaagcaaggaatgaccccaatgtcgtggcgggtaagttcctactcgatgatcgttatgtttctgtgttatttgattccggtgccgatgctagttatgtgtccctacgtattagtaagaagcttaagcgtccgctttcgttactaagttctcctcatatcgtcgagttagctaatggtagaaacatcgaggcctcacatgttatcaaaggctgcaaactagagttgtctggtcagacatttagtatcgatcttttccctgttactcttggaagcttcgacgtcgttattggtatggattggttatccaagcatcgcgctgagatcctctgtcaagagaaagcagttcgtattctccgtcgttctggcaaacccctcattgtacaaggtggcaaaggcggagaaatctccggcgttatctctttcttgaaggcccagaagtgtttacgaaaagggcacaccgctatcttagcacttgtcaccaacacacaggaaaaggaaaagaggattgaagattttccggtagtgcgtgactatcccgaggtatttcctgaggaactacctggactccctccccaccgtcaggtcgaatttcaaatcgagctagctcccggagcagcgccaatagctcgtgcgccttatcgactagcccccgcagaattgaaggaactctctactcaactacaggaacttttggataaagggtttattcgccctagttcatcaccctggggagcaccggtactctttgttaagaagaaagatggcacgttccgaatgtgcattgactatcgtgagctgaacaaggttaccatcaagaatcgttaccctctcccacgaatcgacgacttattcgatcagctacaaggatcgagctactattctaagatcgacctacggtcaggttatcatcagttgagagtacgtgatgaagacatctccaaaactgcattcagaactcgttatggtcattatgaattcctcgttatgccctttggaatgaccaacgcgcccgcggtgttcatggatctaatgaaccgagtgtgcaagccttacctcgacaaatttgtgatcgtgtttatagacgacatcctgatctactcgaaaagtcaagaagagcatgaacaacacctacgtcttattctggaactccttcgcaacgaacagctgtacgccaaattctcgaaatgtgacttctggcttcgagaagtccatttcctcggccatgtggttaataaggacggaattcatgtggacccagctaagatcgaatcgataaagaactggcctacacctaagactcccactgaagttcgccaattcttgggattggcaggttactaccgcagattcattcagggattctcaaagattgcacaacccctcactacgctcactcagaaaggcgtcacctacaggtggaatgaagcacaggaatctgcttttcagaggcttaaggataacctctgtagtgctcctattctctcgttgcctgaaggcactgacgactttgtggtttactgcgatgcgtctattcatgggctcggttgcgtgttgatgcaacgcgagaaagttattgcctacgcatctcgacaactcaagacacacgaaaggaactacacaacgcatgatttggaactgggagcagtgatctttgcgcttaagatatggagacattacctgtacggtaccaagtgcaccatttacaccgatcacaggagtctcgagcatatcttcaagcaaaaggaattaaacatgcgacaacgtagatgggtcgaactcttgaatgactacgaatgtgccataaagtatcatccgggcaaggccaatgtcgtggcagacgccctcagccgaaaggacaccataccaaagcgcgtgcgagcgttacaacttaccatccagtctagtctccctactcagattcgaaatgcccagactgaagctctgaaaccggaaaacgtcagggctgagtccctgcgaggatcgagacaacgattagagcaaaaagaagacggcgcctactatgtggcagggcgcatttgggtcccactttacggagatctacgagagcttgtgatggacgaagcccataagtcccgttattcagtacatcctggttcagataagatgtaccacgacttaaggaccacttactggtggcctggcatgaaagcccacatagcagcatacgttagcaaatgtttgacctgcgcaagagtcaagactgagtatcagaaaccggcaggcctactccagcaacccgaaatcccgaagtggaaatgggagcaaatttccatggattttgttatggggctacctagatctcaacgcgggaatgacactatttgggtgatagtagatcgactgactaagtctgcacactttctggccattaaggaaacagacaagttttctaccttggcagagatctatttaaaggaagtagtctccaggcacggggtgccaacttctattatttccgaccgagacgctcgttttacttccgagttgtggcaagctatgcacaaatcctttggctcacgtttggacatgagcaccgcttaccacccacaaacggatgggcagtctgaacgcaccatccaaaccctggaagacatgcttagggcatgtgtgatcgattttggcaagaactgggagaagcatctaccgctggtggaattctcctacaacaacagctaccacactagtattcaggcggcaccttttgaggcattatacggtcgtaaatgccgatcacctctttgctgggcggaagtcggtgatagtcagctcacaggcccagaactagtggtagatacaacggaaaagatttcacagataaggcaacgcatggcggcagctcgtgaccgtcagaaaagctacgctgacaagcgtaggaaaccgctagaattccaggtcggggaccgggttctacttaaagtctcaccctggaagggtgtggttcgttttggtaaacgaggcaagctgaatccacgatatgttggaccattcgaaattaccgagaaaatcggtaaggttgcttatagattgaacctacctgcagagctgagtgcagtgcacaatgtctttcacgtgtccaatctgaagaagtgtctgtcagatgaaacactcataattcctttcaaggaactaactattgatgaacagctacactttactgaggaaccgattgagattacggatcgagagatcaaaaccctcaaacgtagccagatacctctcgtgcgagttcgttggaactcacgacgtggcccagagtttacctgggagcgggaagaccagatgaagtccaagtatccccagttgttcccaaacgaaacccccagcactgaagctacaactgaatttcgggacgaaattccaaactaacggggggatgatgtgacaccccgttaaaaacgctagcttggcagtggctgccttaactttcgggacgaaagttcttaaaacttggggataatgtgacactctaggtttttccgaatgaacaccttgtaatattttgtgtatatataaatattattaaatggaaacgtgacttttacatgatatgtgtgatatgtatgtaatatatatatatatatatatgtatgagagtcgagaccacgactcgagaccacgactcgcaaccacccggttgcgagtgggccactaggtctcgagtgggcctttgggccgtaaccggtttgggccgaaaccccttagccTATGTTGAACCTTGTATATAAAACCCCAACCTTTCCTCACtttccttcatttgttacacaacacacaaacacgctccttctattctctctcaactagaaaaccctcaacaacattccatctcttccaactttcggttcaagctcaagaaTCTCGGACAAGAATCTCGGACAaaatcatcactcggacactccatcttctcggttcctttctctttgttttcggcttcttcttctaaccggttagtgtcctaTTTTGTGTGGAAGATGCTTTGAATGTTTGATAAATGAAATGTTTATAAACTAGAAAATGGTTAGTTAAAATTGTTATGCATGacttttaggatgatttgtgaagtttggcTATATGTGTAAACCTCTACATATGAAAGCTTGATAATATGTTTATAATGGCTAAAGAATAATGGTTTATGAAtgattagggccaaccgagttatgtttaATGTCACAAagtgtatgttttcttgtttttacatcatgatcttgttagaaatatgtgattttcggtccaaaatgtatgattttgttaaagtgaaaaccctagaaaactatgaatataggatgaacttgttgaatgtggtttgaagattcaaaaatggcaaagtttgatctatttggtttaatagtcagattaggcaaagtgttagtagaaaccttattggttgtttcctgatttgggcctgattacattgtactaatgggactgatgtatctgcatcatcacgtgtacatgaaagggacagcattccgactcgcaaccgcgccgttgcgactcgcaaccatggcatgacaactcgagaccacgccgttgcgactcgcaaccatagcaggacaactcgaaaccacacgattgcgactcgagactacgacggttgcgactcgcaaccacagcatgatgactcgagaccacacggttgcgactcgcaaccataacgtgacaagccgagacctcctggttgcgactcgagaccatctggttgcgactg is from Helianthus annuus cultivar XRQ/B chromosome 9, HanXRQr2.0-SUNRISE, whole genome shotgun sequence and encodes:
- the LOC110875976 gene encoding zinc finger MYM-type protein 1-like; the protein is MTAPSIQKDICNCFAEEVLKMIFEELGDDVFSLLVDESRDISKKEQMAVVLRFVDKLGFVKERYIGVVHVMETTALSLKSAIDELFAHRNLSLGRVRGQGYDGASNMSGEFNGLKTLILKENSSAYYVHCFAHQLQLVVVALANKHLEICRFFKEITDLINVVGASCKRIDLLRESQRELLALNPEVVIGSGNSQEMALTRPGDTRWSSHEKTLLRLLTLYPCVIEVLEYIETSAWEPIHKTQANGLQLYMKSFKFVFYLHLMKHILGVTNLLCVALQRKNQDILNAVELVRSIKEELQRYRLEGFDSLLKDVTSFCDKYDIEMINMEDEYVDPKNRRRKTNITNRHHFVVNNFNTVLDMQIQELGNRFNEVTTNLLTCMSSLSLRDNFSSFNKLNLLKLAEMYPYDFTFDEKDNVTL